One window of the Candidatus Chryseobacterium colombiense genome contains the following:
- a CDS encoding ferritin, translating to MVSEKIAKLINEQIAHEQYAAQYYLSMSAWFSSKDLDGIANYFRVQSKEELMHADKMFDYLNDVGGEIIIGEIAKPPHEFENATDIFEKALAHEKTVTKSIFNIVKNANEEGDFATTSFLQWFINEQVEEEASASQLVTKIKMVCDNPSALYLFDQELAQRVFTPNATA from the coding sequence ATGGTTAGCGAGAAAATTGCAAAATTAATTAACGAACAAATAGCTCACGAACAATATGCTGCACAATATTATCTTTCCATGTCTGCTTGGTTTTCAAGTAAGGATCTGGATGGGATTGCAAACTATTTCAGAGTTCAGAGCAAGGAAGAATTAATGCATGCAGATAAAATGTTTGATTATTTAAATGATGTAGGCGGAGAGATTATTATCGGAGAAATTGCGAAGCCACCTCATGAATTTGAAAACGCTACAGATATTTTTGAAAAGGCACTGGCTCATGAGAAGACGGTAACAAAAAGTATTTTTAATATTGTGAAAAATGCGAATGAAGAAGGGGATTTTGCAACAACTTCTTTCCTTCAGTGGTTCATCAACGAACAGGTGGAAGAAGAAGCAAGTGCATCACAATTGGTGACCAAAATCAAAATGGTTTGCGATAATCCTTCAGCATTATATCTTTTTGATCAGGAATTGGCGCAGAGAGTATTTACTCCGAACGCGACAGCTTAA
- a CDS encoding UvrD-helicase domain-containing protein: MQNSYTVINASAGSGKTYALVQRLLMICLRYPNQQQSIRNILALTFTNKAANEMKERILSWLGNFSADNFAENGDLKNIQKAFEEEGLKITIDELHLRAKKLLDYILHNYSTLNIGTIDRFNSRLVRSFSYELGLAKNFNLEIEAEPFLIEAVDKMLDQIGENDAISNSFMDYVDYSLENNERINLNKNLYDSAKEFVKDIHYEHLKNNKEFDNTNYENIKNTLRKEIILNKKQASELATQSIDLFKSRNIDIEDFAQGKNGIGGFFTKVLGFYNQKRTGFPFPTTAEESVVNNYKKGASAKSKHKEAEILEILEQLLENRMKLILLYIETQKKEKILSALLPLKVNKDIQDELKKIEEENDLVLLSKFNILINENLRNEPSAFIYEKVGSQFQHYFFDEFQDTSELQWQNFIPLRDHSISTENTSFTLVGDPKQSIYRFRGGESKLMLDIINKKEFSPKEAELLVLKDNWRSAKNIVQFNNELYEFHSRELNEEHKNIFGIDGKQNPKSGIDGRVKVNLIENLTNEDFYSDTSERMQKDIQESLNNGFKFSDITILCRGNFDIFSYSQKLGNLKVNYKGEETNIKTISDKGLTLELSNTLKAVIEFLKWENNPKNKPNLIMMMYYLNKLGRIHMADFTLEMKEILEIELHEEILQFIQQKYSLLLRQDNFPRFNLYNFVEYYINEFSVENKETDFLLNFLEMLFNFTQNAGASTKEFLKYWDEEASSYTIQASENIDAIQIMTIHKAKGLEFPIVFIPMMNKNRDAEFSNWFETSDNSALKSVNINQFSKNLEIYDEEIEKFNKQNAYKNFVDRLCLQYVATTRPVEQLFFYIQKANKTSNNLELLEFLQSKNPENLDEFDLYEVQSDMLKKHTKDKTSQVATRDITNLKNINEKSTSIKIATPSKNYQVRNEKVRIGLFVHELLSKINTEKDIYKVLESYVLEGQITNEEKDEIQNTLEQIVRTYSKFFDEKWEVINEKDIMISENGESRMYRPDRILKSEEGYIIVDFKTGEETEKNEKQIENYKRILESLGRKVLKTQLIYL; encoded by the coding sequence ATGCAAAATTCTTATACAGTAATCAACGCTTCAGCAGGTTCCGGGAAAACATACGCACTTGTTCAGCGGCTTCTGATGATCTGTCTTCGATATCCTAATCAGCAGCAGTCGATCAGGAATATTTTGGCTTTGACGTTTACCAACAAAGCAGCCAATGAAATGAAAGAAAGAATTTTGTCCTGGCTGGGAAATTTCTCTGCAGATAATTTTGCTGAAAACGGAGATCTAAAAAACATTCAGAAAGCATTTGAAGAGGAAGGGTTGAAAATTACCATTGATGAATTGCACCTCAGAGCAAAAAAATTACTGGATTATATTCTTCACAATTACTCCACCTTAAATATCGGAACCATCGACCGTTTTAATTCCCGTTTGGTAAGAAGCTTTTCCTATGAGTTGGGACTGGCAAAAAATTTCAACCTGGAAATTGAAGCCGAACCTTTTTTGATAGAAGCTGTCGATAAAATGCTGGATCAGATCGGGGAAAATGACGCCATCTCTAATTCTTTTATGGATTATGTAGATTACAGTCTGGAAAATAATGAAAGAATCAATCTGAATAAAAACCTTTATGATTCGGCGAAAGAGTTTGTAAAAGATATTCATTATGAACATCTTAAAAACAACAAAGAATTTGACAATACAAATTATGAAAACATTAAGAACACGCTTCGAAAAGAAATTATCTTAAATAAAAAGCAGGCCTCTGAATTGGCTACCCAATCCATAGACCTATTCAAATCTAGAAATATTGACATCGAAGATTTCGCACAGGGAAAAAACGGAATCGGAGGATTTTTCACTAAAGTTTTAGGTTTTTATAATCAGAAAAGAACAGGTTTTCCGTTCCCCACAACTGCAGAAGAATCCGTAGTCAACAATTACAAAAAAGGGGCTTCGGCAAAATCAAAACATAAGGAAGCCGAAATTCTGGAAATTCTGGAACAGTTGCTTGAAAACAGGATGAAGTTGATCCTTCTTTATATTGAAACCCAGAAAAAGGAGAAAATCTTATCCGCATTACTTCCTTTAAAAGTAAACAAGGATATTCAGGATGAATTGAAAAAAATTGAGGAGGAAAATGATCTGGTTTTACTATCAAAATTCAACATTCTCATTAATGAAAATCTCAGAAATGAGCCTTCTGCCTTTATCTATGAAAAAGTAGGTTCACAATTCCAGCATTATTTTTTTGATGAGTTTCAGGATACATCCGAGTTACAGTGGCAGAACTTTATTCCATTAAGAGATCATTCAATTTCTACGGAAAACACTTCGTTTACTTTAGTTGGTGATCCTAAACAGTCTATTTATCGTTTTCGTGGTGGGGAAAGTAAACTGATGCTGGATATTATCAACAAAAAAGAGTTTTCTCCTAAAGAAGCTGAACTTTTAGTATTAAAAGACAACTGGAGAAGTGCAAAAAATATCGTGCAGTTCAATAATGAACTCTATGAATTTCATTCCAGGGAACTGAATGAGGAACATAAAAATATTTTTGGTATAGATGGAAAACAAAATCCAAAATCAGGAATTGACGGCCGCGTAAAAGTTAATTTAATAGAAAACCTTACCAATGAAGATTTCTACAGTGATACTTCTGAAAGAATGCAGAAGGATATCCAGGAAAGTCTGAATAATGGGTTTAAATTTTCCGACATCACAATTCTCTGCCGAGGAAATTTCGATATTTTCAGTTATTCTCAAAAATTAGGAAATCTAAAGGTTAACTATAAAGGCGAGGAAACCAATATTAAAACGATTTCCGATAAAGGACTTACCCTAGAGTTATCCAATACTCTGAAAGCTGTAATCGAATTTCTGAAATGGGAAAACAATCCGAAGAACAAGCCTAATTTAATTATGATGATGTATTATCTGAATAAATTGGGAAGAATTCATATGGCCGATTTCACGTTGGAAATGAAGGAAATTCTGGAGATTGAGCTTCATGAAGAAATTTTACAGTTTATTCAGCAGAAATATTCCTTACTGTTAAGACAGGATAATTTCCCAAGATTTAATTTATACAATTTCGTAGAGTATTACATCAATGAATTCTCTGTTGAAAATAAGGAGACTGACTTCCTGTTGAACTTTTTGGAAATGCTTTTTAACTTCACCCAGAATGCAGGAGCCAGTACAAAAGAGTTTTTGAAATATTGGGATGAAGAAGCATCATCTTACACTATTCAGGCTTCGGAAAATATTGATGCCATCCAGATTATGACCATTCATAAAGCAAAAGGATTGGAGTTCCCTATTGTTTTTATTCCGATGATGAATAAAAACCGCGATGCCGAATTTTCCAACTGGTTTGAAACAAGTGACAACTCCGCTCTGAAATCTGTAAATATCAATCAGTTCAGTAAAAATCTCGAAATCTATGACGAGGAAATTGAAAAATTCAATAAGCAAAATGCCTATAAAAATTTTGTGGATAGGTTATGCCTTCAGTATGTTGCAACGACCCGACCTGTAGAACAACTATTTTTTTACATTCAAAAAGCCAATAAAACATCTAATAACCTTGAACTTCTAGAGTTTTTGCAGTCTAAAAATCCCGAAAATCTCGATGAATTTGACCTGTATGAAGTTCAATCCGACATGTTGAAGAAACATACAAAAGATAAAACTTCGCAAGTTGCGACACGGGATATTACTAACTTAAAAAACATCAACGAAAAAAGCACATCAATCAAAATCGCTACTCCCTCCAAAAACTACCAGGTAAGAAATGAGAAGGTTAGAATAGGACTTTTTGTGCATGAATTATTGTCAAAAATCAATACTGAAAAGGATATTTACAAAGTGCTGGAAAGCTATGTTTTGGAAGGTCAAATTACAAATGAAGAAAAAGACGAGATTCAAAATACCTTAGAACAAATTGTCAGAACCTATTCCAAATTTTTTGATGAAAAATGGGAAGTCATCAATGAAAAGGACATCATGATTTCTGAAAACGGAGAAAGCAGAATGTACCGTCCTGACCGAATACTCAAAAGTGAAGAGGGTTACATTATTGTCGATTTTAAAACCGGAGAAGAAACAGAAAAGAATGAGAAGCAGATTGAAAATTATAAACGAATTCTGGAAAGTCTGGGAAGAAAGGTATTGAAGACGCAATTGATTTATTTATAG
- a CDS encoding SIMPL domain-containing protein (The SIMPL domain is named for its presence in mouse protein SIMPL (signalling molecule that associates with mouse pelle-like kinase). Bacterial member BP26, from Brucella, was shown to assemble into a channel-like structure, while YggE from E. coli has been associated with resistance to oxidative stress.) yields the protein MNKTIIAIAVAALGFVIGLGLLGNAIKNRNKSENTISVTGLGTKQFTSDLITWSGSFSKNNFDLKSAYDELALDRKAINDYLLSKGVKQNEIVFSSVDIQKQFKNLTDSNGNTIQNEFSGYNLTQTVSIESKEVAKIENLSRNITEIINRGIEFTSSSPSYFYTKLSTVKQEMIASATKDAKERAEKIAENSGSSLGNLKKATMGVIQITAPNSNEDYSYGGTFNTSSKEKEASITIKLEYQVN from the coding sequence ATGAATAAAACAATTATTGCTATCGCAGTTGCTGCATTGGGTTTTGTTATCGGTTTAGGGCTTTTAGGAAATGCTATCAAAAACCGTAATAAATCTGAAAATACCATTTCTGTAACCGGTTTGGGAACCAAACAATTTACCTCGGATCTTATTACCTGGTCGGGAAGTTTTTCGAAAAATAATTTTGATCTCAAATCGGCTTATGACGAATTGGCTTTAGATCGAAAAGCGATTAATGATTATCTTTTGTCAAAAGGAGTAAAACAAAACGAAATTGTTTTTTCTTCGGTTGATATTCAGAAGCAGTTTAAAAATCTTACGGATTCAAACGGAAATACTATTCAGAATGAATTTTCAGGATATAATTTAACGCAAACGGTTTCTATTGAAAGTAAGGAAGTTGCTAAAATTGAAAATCTTTCGAGAAATATTACGGAAATCATTAATCGCGGTATAGAATTTACTTCTTCTTCACCATCTTATTTTTACACCAAGCTTTCTACCGTAAAACAGGAAATGATTGCTTCTGCAACAAAAGATGCTAAAGAACGCGCGGAAAAAATTGCTGAAAACTCTGGAAGCAGTTTGGGAAATCTCAAAAAAGCGACAATGGGAGTGATACAGATTACGGCACCAAATTCAAATGAAGATTATTCTTATGGTGGAACTTTTAATACTTCTTCCAAAGAAAAAGAAGCAAGCATTACCATAAAATTAGAATATCAAGTAAATTAA
- a CDS encoding N-acetyltransferase — MEFLQITSPEDYRVQEIYKSYSTTFPEDERRDWIPFTQLFSHPNVKVISVMHKAKNIGYLIIWELSHFVFVEHFEVFEEFRSQKLGSYITGYLFDNYPRIVLEIEPEHLGDDAKRRYAFYQRNNFRLIDEMYVQPSYGDGKNPLKLWLLANYSPENVKEIKEEIYDIVYH, encoded by the coding sequence ATGGAATTTCTTCAAATTACTTCTCCTGAAGACTATCGGGTTCAGGAAATTTATAAGTCTTATTCAACAACATTTCCGGAAGATGAAAGAAGGGATTGGATTCCTTTTACCCAGCTTTTTAGTCATCCCAATGTAAAGGTGATTTCTGTAATGCACAAAGCAAAGAATATTGGTTATCTGATTATCTGGGAGCTTAGTCATTTTGTTTTCGTAGAACATTTTGAGGTATTCGAAGAATTCAGAAGCCAGAAATTAGGCTCTTATATTACCGGTTATTTATTTGATAATTATCCCAGAATTGTCTTAGAAATAGAACCTGAACATTTAGGGGACGATGCCAAAAGACGTTATGCTTTTTATCAAAGAAACAATTTCAGATTAATTGATGAAATGTATGTGCAACCAAGTTATGGCGATGGAAAAAATCCTCTCAAGCTTTGGCTACTCGCTAATTATTCTCCCGAGAATGTAAAAGAAATTAAAGAGGAAATTTACGATATTGTTTATCATTAA
- a CDS encoding PspC family transcriptional regulator, translated as MFDNIRHKMEREWFGVLTRTGAKLGIPVSKLRVFFIYSTFATAGFFFLIYLGLAFTLWVKDIFITRRPNVFDL; from the coding sequence ATGTTTGACAACATCCGACATAAAATGGAAAGAGAGTGGTTTGGAGTCCTCACAAGAACAGGGGCCAAACTGGGAATTCCAGTTTCAAAATTGAGAGTATTTTTTATTTATTCCACTTTTGCAACGGCCGGTTTTTTCTTTTTAATTTATTTAGGTTTAGCATTTACTCTTTGGGTAAAAGATATTTTTATTACCAGAAGACCTAATGTTTTTGATTTGTAA
- a CDS encoding DUF2851 family protein yields the protein MNEKLLQYLWNFKVFTNFDFKDTHGHPIEVINFGKWNTDSGPDFLMATIKTKNLMLVGNIELHVKSSDWIFHQHSADPNYKNIILHVVYHHDMEIDEFNAQDIPTLELRNYIDENSWKKYEKLANGNRFISCEYLFSPNKIPFFFHEENVLKKLQEKSVSIEEDLQKSKNNFEAVLFHHLAYSFGLKVNASIFKQIAESIDFPIINKIRQNKTQLEALFFGISGWLEKPLDSQMEIWKREFDFLTAKFKLPAIQIHPKFLRLRPPNFPTIRLSQLADLYFQHQNLFSKVISAESTDELHEIFKNIKASEYWNNKFNFGKTSNQNQPKILTTEFIDLIILNAILPIKYTYHKFHDDEISEQIIHFYTSLSAEKNSVIKNWKKLKMKVDTALESQSLIYHFKSNCETKNCLNCGIGFKILKEI from the coding sequence ATGAATGAAAAGCTTCTCCAATATCTTTGGAATTTCAAGGTTTTCACCAATTTTGATTTTAAAGATACCCACGGACATCCTATTGAAGTCATTAATTTCGGAAAATGGAATACTGATTCGGGGCCCGATTTTCTAATGGCAACCATTAAAACGAAAAATCTAATGCTGGTCGGAAATATTGAACTCCACGTAAAATCTTCCGATTGGATTTTTCATCAGCATTCCGCAGATCCTAATTATAAGAATATCATTCTTCATGTTGTTTATCATCATGACATGGAAATTGATGAATTTAACGCTCAGGATATTCCTACTTTAGAATTGAGAAACTATATTGATGAAAACAGTTGGAAAAAATATGAAAAATTGGCCAACGGAAACCGGTTTATTTCCTGTGAATATCTTTTTAGTCCCAATAAAATTCCCTTTTTCTTTCACGAAGAAAATGTTTTAAAAAAGCTTCAGGAAAAATCTGTTTCTATTGAAGAAGATCTTCAAAAATCAAAAAATAATTTTGAAGCCGTCCTTTTTCATCATCTCGCCTACTCTTTTGGATTGAAAGTGAATGCTTCCATTTTTAAACAGATTGCAGAAAGCATAGACTTTCCTATTATTAATAAAATCAGACAAAATAAAACCCAGCTTGAAGCCTTATTTTTCGGGATTTCAGGTTGGCTTGAAAAACCACTTGACAGCCAGATGGAAATATGGAAACGGGAGTTTGATTTTCTTACCGCAAAATTTAAACTTCCTGCAATTCAAATTCATCCTAAATTTTTAAGATTAAGACCTCCGAATTTCCCGACCATTCGTCTTTCCCAGTTGGCAGATCTTTATTTTCAGCATCAGAATCTTTTCTCAAAAGTAATTTCGGCTGAAAGTACGGATGAACTACATGAAATTTTTAAAAATATCAAAGCTTCGGAATACTGGAACAATAAATTTAATTTCGGAAAAACATCAAATCAGAATCAGCCCAAAATACTGACCACAGAATTTATTGATCTTATTATTCTCAATGCTATACTGCCAATAAAATATACTTATCATAAATTTCACGACGACGAAATTTCTGAACAGATCATTCATTTTTACACAAGCTTATCCGCGGAAAAAAATTCCGTGATCAAAAATTGGAAAAAACTAAAAATGAAAGTCGACACTGCTTTAGAAAGTCAAAGCCTGATTTATCACTTCAAAAGCAATTGTGAAACAAAAAATTGCTTAAATTGCGGGATTGGTTTTAAAATTTTAAAAGAGATATAA
- the bshA gene encoding N-acetyl-alpha-D-glucosaminyl L-malate synthase BshA → MKIGILCYPTYGGSGIVATELGMSLANKGYEVHFISSALPARLDITNPNIFFHKVNVQTYPLFQYQPYDIALSSMIYRVVNLYKLDLLHAHYAIPYAYAAFTAKQMLREDNNDIPLVTTLHGTDITLVGQHPSYKHAVEFSINKSDAITSVSESLKKDTLQFFNIKKEIQVITNFIDNSEFDECNECQRTQFANPDEKILIHVSNLRPVKRVEEVLQIFKNVEKKVKSKLIIIGEGPDMEKINQFLEENPELISKIRLLGKVNDLYRILQLSDVFLLPSEQESFGLAALEAMAAYTPVISSNAGGIPEVNIQGETGFLAEIGNVEAMSNYCIKLLSNEELLAKMKLNAKEQAVKFDLKNILPIYEDMYKTTIENFKLTTEESVPQ, encoded by the coding sequence ATGAAAATAGGCATACTTTGCTATCCAACCTACGGAGGAAGCGGAATTGTAGCAACAGAACTCGGAATGTCGCTAGCTAACAAGGGTTACGAAGTACACTTTATCAGTTCAGCGCTGCCTGCAAGACTAGATATTACCAATCCGAATATTTTCTTTCATAAAGTAAATGTTCAGACCTACCCGCTTTTCCAATATCAGCCTTATGATATTGCACTAAGCTCAATGATTTATCGTGTTGTAAATTTATATAAACTTGATCTGCTTCATGCCCATTATGCAATTCCTTATGCGTATGCAGCTTTTACGGCCAAACAGATGCTCCGCGAAGACAACAATGATATTCCGTTGGTTACCACACTTCACGGAACCGATATTACTTTGGTGGGACAGCATCCAAGCTACAAACACGCTGTAGAATTTTCGATCAATAAATCTGACGCGATTACTTCTGTTTCAGAAAGTTTGAAAAAGGACACCCTGCAGTTTTTCAATATTAAAAAGGAAATCCAGGTGATTACCAATTTCATTGATAATTCGGAATTTGACGAATGCAATGAATGTCAGAGAACACAGTTTGCAAATCCTGATGAAAAGATTTTAATTCACGTTTCCAACTTAAGACCGGTAAAACGTGTTGAAGAGGTTTTACAGATTTTTAAAAATGTGGAGAAAAAGGTAAAATCTAAATTAATCATTATTGGAGAAGGTCCGGATATGGAAAAAATCAATCAGTTTTTGGAGGAAAACCCTGAACTGATCTCAAAAATCCGCCTTTTAGGAAAAGTAAATGATCTTTACAGAATCCTTCAGCTTTCCGATGTCTTTTTATTACCTTCTGAACAGGAAAGTTTCGGTTTAGCAGCACTGGAAGCTATGGCAGCTTATACACCGGTAATCAGCTCCAACGCAGGAGGAATACCTGAAGTAAATATTCAGGGTGAAACAGGATTTTTAGCTGAAATCGGGAATGTAGAAGCGATGAGCAATTACTGTATCAAATTATTAAGTAATGAAGAACTTTTAGCAAAAATGAAGCTTAATGCTAAAGAACAGGCCGTAAAATTTGATTTGAAAAATATTCTTCCTATTTATGAAGATATGTACAAAACAACCATTGAAAATTTTAAACTGACTACTGAAGAATCAGTTCCACAGTAA
- a CDS encoding glycoside hydrolase family 3 N-terminal domain-containing protein — translation MNKSVFNLLFIFLLISCVTNAQYRPKNASKADLDKAQQWVNQTYNSLSQDEKLGQLFIVALYTNKDDSHVNQVRNIVVNEKIGGLILMQDDAAKEINLVNEFQQKSKVPLMIGMDAEWGLYQRIAAAHKFPWAMTLGAIQDKNLVYQMSSKIAEDCKRMGINWDFAPVVDVNTNPNNPIIGNRSFGSEVNNVINSASAYANGLQDHNILAAIKHFPGHGDTSTDSHLDLPVVSHNLERLNTIELAPFKALINKGIGGVMVAHLYVPSLESGKGIPASVSKNIITGLLKEKLGYKGLIITDALNMGAVANKYNPGELDAMAFKAGNDIMLFSQGVAEGKKLIQKAIDNGEIPQSRVEESVKKILLTKYFLGLDKYSPKDPENINFNLNNDTHKTLVQNLYSNALTLLKDEKKLLPLNGKQIYYIPLEEAPYQTFATQLGSNIILKKSTEINTIPDNSTVIIGLHKDNSTAYKPYKISAESKKIIEDLAKKQNVILNVFGSAYALKDIDISKISTVLVSYENNDDSMTATANALNGKTKISGRLPVLVNDKLKPGMGIDLKAKSNN, via the coding sequence ATGAACAAATCAGTATTTAATTTACTCTTCATATTCCTTCTTATCAGTTGTGTTACAAACGCTCAATACCGGCCTAAGAATGCTTCAAAGGCTGATTTAGATAAGGCACAGCAATGGGTAAACCAAACCTACAACAGTCTTTCACAGGACGAAAAACTAGGCCAACTTTTTATTGTCGCATTATATACGAATAAAGATGACAGTCATGTCAATCAGGTAAGAAATATTGTCGTAAACGAAAAAATCGGGGGTTTGATTCTAATGCAGGATGATGCTGCAAAAGAAATCAACCTGGTGAATGAATTTCAGCAAAAGTCTAAAGTGCCATTAATGATCGGTATGGATGCAGAATGGGGATTATACCAAAGAATTGCTGCTGCACACAAATTTCCTTGGGCAATGACATTAGGAGCTATTCAGGACAAAAACCTGGTTTATCAAATGTCTTCAAAAATTGCGGAAGATTGTAAAAGAATGGGGATTAACTGGGATTTTGCACCGGTTGTAGATGTAAACACCAATCCGAACAATCCCATTATTGGTAATCGAAGCTTCGGTTCTGAAGTAAACAATGTAATTAACTCTGCTTCAGCTTATGCAAACGGACTTCAGGATCATAACATCCTTGCTGCAATCAAGCATTTTCCGGGACATGGAGATACCAGCACAGATTCACATCTTGATCTTCCTGTAGTTTCGCATAATTTAGAGAGACTTAATACGATTGAGCTTGCTCCATTCAAAGCGCTAATTAATAAAGGAATTGGTGGCGTAATGGTTGCTCATTTATATGTTCCAAGTCTGGAATCAGGAAAAGGAATTCCGGCTTCAGTATCAAAGAATATTATTACCGGATTACTGAAAGAGAAATTAGGTTATAAAGGTTTGATCATTACTGATGCCTTAAATATGGGAGCAGTAGCTAATAAATACAACCCGGGAGAACTGGACGCAATGGCTTTTAAGGCAGGAAATGATATTATGCTTTTTTCTCAGGGCGTTGCAGAAGGGAAAAAACTGATTCAGAAAGCGATTGACAACGGAGAAATACCACAATCAAGAGTAGAAGAAAGTGTAAAGAAAATTCTTTTGACGAAATACTTCTTAGGACTGGATAAGTATTCTCCTAAAGATCCGGAAAACATCAATTTTAATTTAAATAATGATACTCATAAAACTTTAGTTCAGAATCTGTATTCAAATGCTTTGACTTTATTAAAGGATGAGAAAAAACTGCTTCCGCTAAACGGAAAACAAATATATTACATCCCGTTAGAGGAAGCTCCTTATCAGACTTTCGCAACTCAATTGGGTTCTAATATAATTTTAAAAAAATCAACTGAAATCAACACCATTCCGGACAATTCTACGGTAATTATAGGACTTCATAAAGATAATTCTACAGCTTATAAGCCTTATAAAATTTCAGCGGAATCAAAAAAGATCATTGAAGATTTAGCGAAAAAGCAAAATGTAATTCTGAATGTTTTCGGAAGCGCTTATGCATTAAAAGATATTGATATTTCAAAAATTTCTACGGTATTGGTTTCTTATGAAAACAATGACGACTCTATGACCGCAACAGCAAATGCTCTTAACGGAAAAACAAAAATTTCAGGCAGACTTCCTGTTTTGGTCAATGACAAACTAAAACCGGGAATGGGAATCGACCTGAAAGCAAAATCAAATAATTAG
- the ribA gene encoding GTP cyclohydrolase II: MIKIQAEANVPTEHGTFRMIAFSENENDWMPHMAILAENTDFSKPVNVRFHSECITGEVFHSKKCECGQQLDAAMKYIHENGGVIIYLRQEGRNIGIINKLKAYSLQEKGFDTVEANLKLGLPADDRNFGVAIEILNLLDIKDINLLTNNPEKVKYVTESNIHLNSRIPLQIPANEISKGYLKTKKDYFGHLLDDNDN; encoded by the coding sequence ATGATTAAAATTCAGGCGGAAGCCAACGTTCCTACAGAACACGGCACTTTCCGAATGATCGCGTTCTCCGAAAACGAAAATGACTGGATGCCGCATATGGCTATTTTAGCTGAAAATACAGATTTTTCCAAACCTGTTAATGTGCGTTTTCACTCAGAGTGTATAACCGGAGAAGTTTTCCATTCAAAAAAATGTGAGTGTGGGCAGCAATTGGACGCTGCCATGAAATATATCCACGAAAATGGTGGTGTTATTATTTATCTTAGACAAGAAGGCCGAAATATAGGCATCATTAATAAATTAAAAGCTTACTCTCTCCAGGAAAAAGGATTTGATACTGTAGAAGCCAATTTAAAACTGGGACTTCCCGCAGACGACAGAAACTTTGGGGTTGCCATAGAAATATTAAACCTTTTGGATATAAAAGATATTAATCTGCTTACCAATAACCCAGAGAAAGTAAAATATGTTACAGAAAGTAATATACATCTGAACTCAAGAATACCCCTGCAAATTCCAGCCAATGAAATAAGCAAAGGGTATTTAAAAACAAAAAAAGATTATTTTGGTCATCTGCTTGATGATAATGATAACTGA
- a CDS encoding DUF4254 domain-containing protein → MNFTEIAWNIFNQSIEDYHVLDNVNTLINNPYEKDSLERILYAKNWIDTVQWHLEDIIRDENINPTEALHLKRTIDQSNQKRTDLVEFIDSWFLKKYESIIPKSDAKINTETPAWAVDRLSILALKIYHMSLEANRESASEEHRLNCQKKLNVLLMQKEDLSTSINQLLADIENGSVKMKVYKQMKMYNDESLNPILYQKGQQK, encoded by the coding sequence ATGAATTTTACAGAAATTGCATGGAATATCTTCAATCAGTCCATTGAAGACTACCACGTGCTTGATAATGTCAACACTCTAATTAACAATCCATACGAAAAAGACAGTTTGGAACGAATTTTGTATGCAAAAAACTGGATTGATACCGTTCAATGGCATTTGGAAGATATAATTAGAGATGAGAATATTAATCCGACTGAAGCTCTTCACCTGAAGAGAACCATAGACCAATCAAATCAAAAAAGAACTGATTTAGTGGAGTTTATAGACAGTTGGTTTTTGAAAAAATATGAAAGTATAATTCCAAAATCTGATGCAAAAATAAATACGGAAACTCCCGCTTGGGCAGTAGACAGGTTATCAATACTTGCATTAAAGATTTATCACATGTCGTTAGAAGCCAACAGAGAATCTGCCTCTGAGGAACATCGTTTAAATTGTCAGAAAAAATTAAACGTACTTCTCATGCAAAAAGAAGATTTGTCGACTTCTATCAATCAGTTGCTTGCTGATATTGAGAACGGTAGCGTTAAGATGAAAGTGTACAAACAAATGAAAATGTACAACGATGAGAGTCTTAACCCAATCCTCTATCAAAAGGGGCAGCAGAAATGA